Within the Bacillus sp. FSL K6-3431 genome, the region ATTAATAACTTGGACATCCATCACTGGAGATTTACCTGTCTTCAGGTATTGCAGGGCCATACGGCGCATTTCTGGTCGATGGTAATGAATCTCCATGGAGCCTGTCCCCTCTGCTCCTACAATCTTACTCCCTTTCATCCTTTTCCCTATCGATTTCACATCTGCCTTTGTGTAATCGATACGCGCTTCAAATTTAACTAATTCTGCATACTCATGCACAGTACCATCAATCGTGATAAATACTGTTCCTTCTTTCGCGGAAATCGCATCACTGTTTTGCATGATTCTACCCATTTACTCCACCTCCATTATTTACATTCAACTGTCATATATAGTTTTTCCA harbors:
- a CDS encoding phage tail tube protein, which encodes MGRIMQNSDAISAKEGTVFITIDGTVHEYAELVKFEARIDYTKADVKSIGKRMKGSKIVGAEGTGSMEIHYHRPEMRRMALQYLKTGKSPVMDVQVINADITSRAGKQTTLIKNVVPDGALLAALDGDSEDLLKDETDFTFDDFDFLNQFKVLNN